The DNA sequence AGTCGACCGCCAACAGCAACGCGCCGCCGTCCGGCAGCCCAGATATGGTCGGCCGAAGACTGCCCGTGGGTAGAGCACGACCGCATCGGGAGACCCCGCAACGAGCGGCTCGCCGCTCCAGCACGCGGCGTGATCGCAGGCTGGCACAGCAGGCCGGTCGGTCACCCCTCATCGGCGTGTGCGGGGTCGAAGGTTCGATCCCTGCCCGCTCCCGAGTGCTTACAGGGATGGCCACCGGGAGTCAGCCGACCCCGGGCACATTCGTGTGCGCAGTGCCGGCGCTACCGTTCATGACCGGTAGCTCCAACCGGACCGCGGCGCCTCCTTCCGGCTGGTTGCGAGCGATCGCCCGGCCACCGTGGGCCACCGAGATTGCCTGCACGATGGCCAGTCCGAGGCCGGCTCCTCCCTCGGACCTCGCGCGTACGCTGTCGGGTCGCCGGAAGCGCTCGAAAGCGTGGGGCAGGAACTCGGGCGGGAACCCGGGCCCGGAGTCGCAGACCTCAACGATCAGGTCTGAGCCGACCGCGTGAGCCGAGACCACGACCTGCGTTCCCACGGCGGCAAAACGCAGTGCGTTGTCCAGGAGGTTGTCGACTGCCTGCCGCATACGGTCGGGGTCGACGAACGCTTTGAGGCCAGCACGTGCCTCGACCCGGCACTCAACACCCGCGTCGGCGGCACGGGCGCTGGCGAGTTCGGCGCAGCGGGCGAGGAGGAGTCCGATATCGGTCGGCGCGAGGCGCGGGGTGAGCGTTGCCTCGTCACTCCTGGCCAGGAGCAGAAGGTCGTCCGTGATGCGTGTCAGCCGAGCAGCCTCGTCGGCGGCACTGGACACCGCCGCGGTGAGCTCGGCCCGGCTTCTGCCCGGCCGGCTGGCAAGCTCAAGCTCCGCACGCAGCACCGCGAACGGAGTGCGAAGCTCGTGACTGGCGTCCGCGACGAAGGCACGCTGCCGAGCAAGCGCACGCTGCAGACGGCTCAGCAGGTCGTTCATGGTTCCGGCCAGCGCAGCGATCTCGTCGTGAGTCCCCGGTACCCGCAGGTGCGGCGCCGGGTCCCGCTCGGACAACGCGGCAGTCTCGCGCCGCAGCCGCTCGACAGGGGCAAGAGCTAGGCGGGCCAGCCCATAGGCCCCGAGACCGGCGACCAGCACGAAGACAGCGCCCCCGAGAAGAAGTTCCCACCGGACATTGCCCATGGTGCGGTCGAACGATTCGAGGGAGACGCCGGCGACGGCGACCCAGCCGGGGTGCCCTGGAACGGGCGCGGCGACAACGCGCGCCCGTTCCTCATCGACCATCTGGGTCACTGCGAGCTGGCCGGATCGCGCCTGAAGCAACACGGTGGGGGTGAGCAACGGGACGGTCCCGGCGTCCTTGCTGGCCCCGCGAACGTTGCCGGTGGCGTCAATCAGCTGGACGACGTATTCGCCCGGCGAGGGATTGCTCGGCCCGACCGGCGGCGAAGTCGCCCCTTGGCTTCCCGGTGTGAGGTAACGGTCGGCCTGAGC is a window from the Actinomycetes bacterium genome containing:
- a CDS encoding ATP-binding protein codes for the protein MSIRLRVAVIFSVALATAFGLGGWLFVAKLSSALMRTIDTQLAAQLAQADRYLTPGSQGATSPPVGPSNPSPGEYVVQLIDATGNVRGASKDAGTVPLLTPTVLLQARSGQLAVTQMVDEERARVVAAPVPGHPGWVAVAGVSLESFDRTMGNVRWELLLGGAVFVLVAGLGAYGLARLALAPVERLRRETAALSERDPAPHLRVPGTHDEIAALAGTMNDLLSRLQRALARQRAFVADASHELRTPFAVLRAELELASRPGRSRAELTAAVSSAADEAARLTRITDDLLLLARSDEATLTPRLAPTDIGLLLARCAELASARAADAGVECRVEARAGLKAFVDPDRMRQAVDNLLDNALRFAAVGTQVVVSAHAVGSDLIVEVCDSGPGFPPEFLPHAFERFRRPDSVRARSEGGAGLGLAIVQAISVAHGGRAIARNQPEGGAAVRLELPVMNGSAGTAHTNVPGVG